One segment of Triticum aestivum cultivar Chinese Spring chromosome 2A, IWGSC CS RefSeq v2.1, whole genome shotgun sequence DNA contains the following:
- the LOC123189783 gene encoding uncharacterized protein: MSDVGSNLGGTAGGGEDGRAISDGSEVQIEDQQPVPPPVPTSRISVKHAVEVIQTFDEYKRWLVQEIGFGGMLKLPMLQKLNLKFSAWTMSKVSVSQRAIILSESKKLTFWPEDVHKVFGIPCGHRSIRGCDGHITPDAIQFIKKTLGMDKKGVHSLRAAEEFLLRDVSETYSKLEKDCFQIAFVIFVMGHMLAPTTKHDYATIDFWGALANTETISQFNWCEYVLQCLLEAVRRLKKDMLSNNPGTNLVGCHLFLQVFFLDNIDLGIFNKKHNVLPRISEFDQDSIRNMITMSTDIGKNPTSHSNNKLRAAEDVCYAWQ, translated from the exons ATGTCTGATGTTGGTAGCAACCTTGGTGGCACAGCCGGTGGCGGAGAAGATGGCAGGGCAATCTCTGATGGGTCTGAAGTTCAGATAGAGGACCAGCAACCAGTCCCCCCACCTGTGCCAACATCTCGGATCTCTGTGAAACATGCAGTTGAAGTCATTCAAACGTTTGATGAGTACAAGAGGTGGTTGGTACAAGAAATCGGGTTTGGTGGAATGTTGAAGTTGCCCATGCTGCAGAAGCTTAATCTCAAATTCAGTGCATGGACAATGAGCAAGGTTAGTGTATCTCAGCGCGCAATTATATTGTCTGAGTCAAAGAAGCTGACGTTCTGGCCGGAGGATGTGCACAAAGTATTTGGGATACCTTGCGGTCACCGCTCTATCCGGGGGTGTGATGGTCACATAACGCCTGATGCAattcaattcatcaagaagacTCTCGGGATGGACAAAAAGGGTGTTCATAGCCTGCGAGCCGCGGAAGAGTTCCTACTACGAGATGTATCAGAGACATATAGCAAGCTTGAGAAGGATTGTTTTCAAATTGCTTTCGTCATTTTTGTCATGGGACACATGCTTGCGCCAACCACAAAGCATGATTATGCCACCATTGATTTTTGGGGTGCCCTTGCAAACACTGAAACAATATCACAATTCAATTGGTGTGAGTATGTTCTTCAGTGCTTGCTAGAAGCTGTTAGACGTCTCAAGAAGGACATGCTTTCAAACAATCCAGGCACTAACCTTGTTGGTTGTCACCTTTTTCTTCAG GTGTTCTTCCTGGACAATATTGACTTAGGCATTTTCAATAAGAAGCATAATGTGCTCCCCCGTATAAGTGAATTTGATCAGGACAGCATTAGGAACATGATCACAATGTCCACTGACATTGGGAAGAACCCCACATCACATTCAAACAACAAG CTACGTGCGGCAGAAGATGTTTGCTATGCCTGGCAGTAG
- the LOC123189784 gene encoding uncharacterized protein, whose product MDENETIAFLVASALLGAATLLVPRQSVAAIPEEFLPLVEDPWQIGQYNMARYSIDVLRMCANRFHAQVASGAEVAILGGHVLFLGIFQLDWIDFGAANLRSNLLPRISAYTFPMVKKLVQLLRDNPGFYRTRPEGYMESHHWEWHPLMADNSHNLFWRPPAVNRRTDAANPRHGMSMETREIEEQLVEVMHQQQDGVGDLQPEHTAQL is encoded by the exons ATGGACGAGAATGAGACAATCGCTTTCTTGGTAGCATCTGCACTGCTAGGAGCTGCTACCTTGCTAGTGCCAAGGCAATCTGTGGCTGCAATCCCAGAGGAGTTCCTCCCATTAGTCGAGGATCCGTGGCAGATCGGTCAGTACAACATGGCCAGATACTCGATTGACGTGCTAAGAATGTGCGCCAATAGGTTCCATGCACAGGTGGCCTCTGGAGCTGAGGTCGCCATCTTGGGTGGTCATGTGCTTTTCCTTGGG ATATTTCAGCTGGATTGGATAGACTTCGGTGCTGCAAACCTTAGGTCAAATCTACTGCCAAGGATTTCTGCATATACATTTCCCATGGTAAAGAAATTGGTCCAGCTGCTGAGAGATAACCCAGGGTTTTACCGA ACTAGGCCTGAAGGTTACATGGAGTCACATCACTGGGAATGGCATCCTCTGATGGCAGATAATTCACACAAT CTATTCTGGAGGCCACCGGCTGTTAATCGCCGGACTGATGCAGCGAACCCACGCCATGGTATGAGCATGGAAACTAGGGAGATCGAGGAGCAGCTAGTCGAGGTGATGCATCAGCAACAGGATGGGGTGGGCGATCTGCAGCCTGAACACACAGCCCAGCTATAG
- the LOC123189786 gene encoding probable ascorbate-specific transmembrane electron transporter 2, whose translation MAGALGVKATPFTYAAHALGAAAAAMVLVWCIHFRGGLALEAVNKNLIFNVHPVLMLIGFIILGSEAIMVYKVFPGLSHDTAKLTHLILHAIAIVLGAVGIYCAFKFHNESGIANLYSLHSWLGIGAISLYGIQWIFGFVTFFFPGAAPDVRRGALPWHALFGLFVYVLTLATAELGFLEKMTFLQSSGLDKYGPEALLVNFTALVVVLFGAAVVVAAVAPAAKVEEPEGYAPIPVIG comes from the exons ATGGCGGGCGCGCTGGGcgtgaaggcgacgcccttcaccTACGCGGCGCACGCGctgggcgcggcagcggcggccatGGTGCTCGTCTGGTGCATCCACTTCCGCGGCGGCCTCGCCCTCGAGGCCGTCAACAAGAACCTCATCTTCAAC GTTCACCCCGTTCTTATGCTGATCGGCTTCATTATCCTTGGCAGTGAAG CTATAATGGTCTACAAGGTATTTCCGGGACTGAGCCACGACACGGCCAAGCTGACCCACCTGATCCTCCACGCGATCGCCATCGTCCTCGGCGCCGTCGGGATCTACTGCGCCTTCAAGTTCCACAACGAGAGCGGGATCGCTAACCTCTACAGCCTGCACTCCTGGCTCGGGATCGGAGCCATTTCTCTCTACGGAATCCAG TGGATATTTGGGTTCGTGACGTTCTTCTTCCCCGGCGCGGCGCCGGACGTGAGGCGCGGGGCTCTGCCGTGGCACGCGCTCTTCGGGCTCTTCGTCTACGTGCTCACGCTGGCCACGGCGGAGCTCGGGTTCCTGGAGAAGATGACGTTCCTGCAGAGCTCCGGGCTCGACAAGTACGGCCCGGAGGCGCTCCTCGTCAACTTCACGGCCCTCGTCGTCGTGCTCTTCGGTGCCGCCGTGGTCGTCGCTGCCGTCGCTCCCGCGGCTAAGGTGGAGGAGCCGGAGGGATATGCTCCGATCCCAGTCATCGGGTAG